A stretch of Kaistella flava (ex Peng et al. 2021) DNA encodes these proteins:
- a CDS encoding TetR/AcrR family transcriptional regulator, which translates to MISKEEHILLHAEELFAEKGFEGSSTREISKMAKVNVSMISYYFGSKEKLFVKIFELRMNESLTFSKDILANENLNEWEKLMIVINRYADRVKNLKTFYRILQREQLNNKNPYIAQFLHESKKGFLSIYSELIDKGLEKKIFTKKPRIEFIHSTVSGTIFTALNTLPVYKEFFEGDEDYEDQYFEEIKIHIQNILKHLLGYEEKL; encoded by the coding sequence ATGATTTCCAAAGAAGAACACATCTTATTACACGCTGAAGAACTCTTTGCTGAAAAGGGTTTCGAAGGAAGCTCAACCCGTGAGATTTCTAAAATGGCCAAAGTAAATGTATCCATGATCTCTTATTATTTCGGATCCAAAGAAAAACTTTTTGTTAAAATTTTCGAACTGAGAATGAACGAAAGTTTAACATTTAGTAAAGATATTTTAGCCAATGAAAACTTGAACGAATGGGAAAAATTAATGATTGTTATTAACCGTTATGCAGATCGCGTTAAAAATTTGAAAACGTTTTATCGCATTTTGCAAAGAGAACAGTTAAACAATAAAAATCCTTATATCGCTCAATTTCTACATGAATCTAAGAAAGGATTTCTAAGCATTTACAGCGAACTTATTGATAAAGGATTAGAAAAGAAAATCTTTACAAAAAAACCGAGGATTGAATTTATTCATTCTACCGTTTCAGGAACCATTTTTACCGCACTCAACACGCTTCCTGTTTATAAGGAGTTTTTCGAGGGCGACGAAGATTACGAAGATCAGTATTTCGAAGAAATTAAAATACATATCCAAAACATATTAAAACACCTTTTAGGTTATGAAGAAAAATTATAG
- a CDS encoding TolC family protein, producing MKKNYSPLIVLVFSVIGITTQAQAKKMLTLDEAVNLGIQNSKNLKIDQAKIDQATANYMEAKNNRLPSLKVTASALALANANVELKAIQPSANEGGGTPKANSAFYGNVSASLPIYAGGRIKYGIQSTEYLVEASKLSAENDKLAIAYNVSQAYNNLFKASQQIKVLEDNLTASQKRDESFQKLETNGIIARNDKLKANLQTSDIELQLLDANNNFNIANINMDLLLGLPDATEIEIDPNYISELTENQPVAYYLNQAVSQRKDVQALDYQRKAAELGTKAAKAESLPTIALTGGYVAAEIPKILTITNAANIGVGVQYNIDNLWKKNSSLMKSTAAEKQLSATTELLNDQIKLEVNRDYQNSDFAKKKITVYEKAAAQANENYRVTKNKFDNGLATITELLDADTAQISANVNVVNAKADAALAYRKLLQTTGILTLH from the coding sequence ATGAAGAAAAATTATAGTCCCTTGATTGTGCTCGTTTTTTCGGTAATCGGAATAACAACTCAGGCACAGGCGAAGAAAATGCTTACGCTCGACGAAGCGGTAAATCTGGGAATTCAAAATTCTAAGAATCTTAAAATCGATCAGGCAAAAATCGATCAGGCAACCGCTAATTATATGGAAGCCAAAAACAACAGACTTCCAAGTTTGAAAGTTACTGCAAGTGCGTTGGCTTTAGCAAATGCAAATGTTGAGTTGAAGGCGATTCAACCTTCTGCAAATGAAGGAGGAGGCACACCAAAAGCTAATTCTGCTTTCTACGGAAACGTTTCTGCGTCTTTACCAATTTATGCGGGCGGAAGAATTAAGTACGGAATTCAGTCGACAGAATATTTAGTTGAAGCTTCTAAATTGAGTGCTGAAAACGACAAACTGGCGATCGCTTACAATGTTTCGCAAGCCTATAATAATTTGTTTAAAGCCAGTCAGCAAATTAAAGTTTTGGAAGATAATCTTACGGCTTCACAAAAAAGAGACGAGTCTTTTCAAAAATTAGAAACGAACGGAATCATCGCCCGAAACGATAAGTTGAAAGCGAATCTCCAAACTTCAGATATCGAACTTCAGCTTTTAGATGCGAACAATAACTTTAATATTGCCAACATCAATATGGATTTGCTTTTAGGATTACCTGATGCAACTGAAATAGAAATTGATCCTAATTACATCTCAGAACTTACAGAAAACCAACCGGTTGCTTATTATTTAAACCAAGCCGTTTCTCAGCGAAAAGATGTACAAGCTTTGGATTATCAAAGAAAAGCTGCAGAATTGGGAACGAAAGCTGCAAAAGCTGAAAGTCTTCCAACCATCGCTTTAACAGGAGGATATGTTGCGGCTGAAATTCCAAAAATTCTGACCATTACCAATGCCGCCAATATCGGCGTGGGAGTTCAATATAACATCGATAATCTCTGGAAAAAGAATTCTTCATTAATGAAATCTACTGCCGCAGAAAAACAACTTTCTGCAACCACCGAATTATTAAATGATCAGATTAAATTAGAAGTCAACAGAGATTATCAAAATTCAGATTTTGCAAAAAAGAAAATTACTGTTTACGAAAAAGCAGCTGCTCAGGCGAACGAAAATTATAGAGTCACCAAAAACAAATTCGATAACGGTTTAGCGACTATTACTGAACTTTTGGATGCTGACACCGCGCAGATCTCAGCCAACGTCAATGTTGTAAATGCCAAAGCAGACGCAGCTTTAGCGTATCGAAAACTATTGCAGACTACAGGAATTTTGACTTTACACTAA
- a CDS encoding DHA2 family efflux MFS transporter permease subunit, with the protein MQDDLVEYGARRVIITITAILCALLEIVDSTIVNVALNDMKGNLGATLSEVGWVITAYAIGNVIIVPMTSWLSQQFGRRNYFAASIIIFTIFSFLCGNATSIWELVFFRLMQGIGGGALLVTSQTIITESYPLAKRSMAQAIYGLGVIIGPTLGPPLGGYIVDNFTWPYIFYINIPIGIAATLMTLQFVRSPKFSEKRKSKDVDWLGIGLLAAFVGSLQYILEKGHEDDWFDSKIIIICTVVAVIGFILFLWRELTFRYPIVELRVLKNGNLRIGTIMSFILGFGLYGSTFIVPLYTQSVMGWTALESGALMIPAALTTAVMMPIIGRLLTRGVKQQILVSLGLLLFFVYSFWGYNIITPDTGKDAFFWMLIVRGAGLGLLFIPITSLSLSTLKGQEIGQGAAFTGMMRQLGGSFGIAAITTFISNQTSIHRAALTSHLDANSFDVQQRIAGLKAMFQAKGFTPDAAMQAAYKLLDGSVMKQATVLSYMDVFLYLGLLFLVCIPFVLFVKERKGKANIDLGDMH; encoded by the coding sequence ATGCAAGACGATTTAGTCGAATATGGCGCACGACGCGTCATCATCACCATTACCGCCATTCTGTGTGCACTTCTGGAAATTGTAGATTCTACAATTGTGAATGTGGCTTTGAATGACATGAAAGGAAATTTAGGCGCCACACTTTCTGAAGTGGGTTGGGTAATCACTGCGTACGCCATTGGAAATGTGATTATTGTTCCTATGACAAGTTGGCTGTCCCAACAGTTTGGAAGACGGAATTATTTCGCAGCTTCAATTATTATATTTACCATCTTTTCATTTCTCTGTGGAAATGCAACCAGCATCTGGGAATTAGTATTCTTCAGATTAATGCAGGGAATCGGTGGTGGAGCCTTACTGGTAACTTCGCAGACGATTATTACCGAATCTTACCCACTTGCAAAACGGAGTATGGCGCAAGCTATTTATGGTTTGGGAGTTATTATCGGTCCAACTTTAGGTCCGCCTTTAGGAGGTTATATCGTAGATAATTTCACTTGGCCGTATATTTTTTACATTAATATTCCAATCGGAATTGCAGCAACTTTAATGACTTTACAATTTGTTAGAAGTCCTAAATTCTCTGAAAAGAGAAAATCAAAAGATGTCGATTGGTTGGGGATTGGTTTGCTTGCTGCATTTGTAGGCTCGCTACAATATATTTTGGAAAAAGGTCATGAAGATGATTGGTTCGACAGTAAAATTATTATCATCTGTACAGTAGTGGCGGTTATTGGATTCATTCTTTTCCTTTGGCGGGAATTAACTTTCCGATATCCTATTGTAGAATTGCGGGTTCTGAAAAACGGGAATCTGAGAATCGGTACCATTATGTCCTTTATCCTTGGATTTGGTTTGTATGGTTCTACCTTTATTGTACCATTGTATACCCAAAGTGTGATGGGCTGGACCGCGCTGGAATCCGGCGCACTAATGATTCCCGCGGCCTTAACGACAGCCGTCATGATGCCAATTATCGGAAGATTACTGACGAGAGGAGTCAAGCAACAAATTTTGGTTTCGCTCGGCTTACTGCTTTTCTTTGTCTATAGTTTTTGGGGCTACAATATTATTACGCCAGACACCGGAAAAGATGCGTTCTTTTGGATGTTGATCGTAAGAGGAGCAGGACTTGGATTACTGTTTATTCCGATTACTTCCCTGTCATTAAGTACTTTGAAAGGTCAGGAAATTGGTCAGGGAGCAGCGTTCACCGGAATGATGAGACAGTTAGGAGGTTCATTTGGAATCGCAGCGATTACGACTTTTATTTCTAATCAAACTTCGATTCACCGAGCTGCTTTAACGAGCCATTTAGACGCCAACAGTTTCGATGTTCAACAGAGAATTGCCGGGCTGAAAGCGATGTTCCAAGCTAAAGGATTCACGCCCGATGCCGCGATGCAGGCTGCCTATAAACTTCTGGATGGATCAGTTATGAAACAGGCTACAGTCCTTTCTTATATGGATGTTTTCCTTTATTTGGGACTTCTGTTCTTAGTCTGTATTCCTTTTGTTTTATTCGTGAAAGAACGAAAAGGCAAAGCAAATATTGATTTAGGAGATATGCATTAA
- a CDS encoding HlyD family secretion protein, with product MEDNNTQPELFPEVKKKRSLTFPIILAVVLIVGGIIGYRTYSYGLGHEVTDDAQIASNMSPVISKISGYVSEIKVKDNQFVKKGDTLIVIDDRDQKMILQQATAALGTARSNVQTAIASTHAASQNINSTNAAITTANAQIEAAKVNVWKTSQDLKRYANLVKDHTITQQQYDGVLAAKQSADRQLQVLVDQKNQVSQQTGIVTSQTAASSEQIGVANSMVKQREVDVENAKLNLSYTVILAAEDGFVAKVPIQKGQFVQAGSQLFSLVRDNDVWVIANFKETQLSKMVEGQTVDIEIDAFPKDKFEGKVTSFSPATGSSFSILPPDNASGNFVKVVQRLPVRIDFVKIKPEIAKKLRAGMNVKTTVNLK from the coding sequence ATGGAAGATAACAATACACAACCAGAACTTTTCCCAGAAGTCAAAAAGAAAAGATCGCTTACTTTTCCGATTATTCTAGCGGTCGTTTTAATCGTCGGTGGAATCATCGGATACAGAACTTATTCTTACGGTTTAGGACATGAAGTGACAGATGATGCACAAATTGCATCGAACATGAGTCCTGTAATTTCTAAAATCTCAGGTTATGTTTCTGAGATTAAAGTGAAAGATAATCAGTTTGTAAAAAAAGGAGATACTCTGATTGTGATTGATGATCGTGATCAGAAAATGATACTTCAGCAAGCAACGGCTGCTTTGGGAACCGCAAGAAGTAACGTGCAAACTGCAATCGCTTCTACCCACGCAGCTTCTCAAAACATTAATTCTACCAATGCAGCGATTACAACTGCCAATGCGCAAATTGAAGCAGCAAAAGTAAATGTTTGGAAAACGTCTCAAGATTTAAAAAGATATGCAAATCTGGTTAAAGATCACACCATTACCCAACAACAATATGATGGGGTTTTAGCAGCAAAACAATCTGCTGACCGTCAATTGCAGGTTTTGGTTGACCAAAAAAATCAGGTATCACAACAAACCGGAATTGTAACCTCTCAAACCGCAGCAAGTTCTGAGCAGATCGGGGTGGCAAATTCAATGGTTAAACAACGTGAAGTTGATGTTGAAAACGCAAAACTCAATCTTTCTTACACTGTAATTCTTGCAGCTGAAGATGGTTTTGTTGCTAAAGTTCCTATTCAAAAAGGACAGTTTGTACAGGCAGGATCGCAGTTGTTCAGTTTGGTCAGAGATAATGATGTTTGGGTAATTGCCAACTTTAAAGAAACTCAGCTTTCTAAAATGGTTGAAGGTCAAACCGTAGATATCGAAATCGATGCTTTTCCTAAAGATAAATTCGAAGGTAAAGTGACTTCATTTTCTCCGGCAACAGGTTCTTCATTCTCAATTCTTCCTCCGGATAATGCAAGTGGAAACTTTGTGAAAGTTGTTCAAAGACTTCCGGTAAGAATCGATTTTGTAAAGATCAAACCGGAAATTGCTAAAAAACTTCGTGCGGGAATGAATGTGAAAACAACCGTGAATTTAAAATAA
- a CDS encoding type 1 glutamine amidotransferase — protein MKQLKIALLDMNNNHVNQGMRNIKEISQQFKKQSGEDVSITLFDVRSKDEMPDIKDFDIFISSGGPGNPQKEGLAWEQKFADFLDNLWEHNKSSEHKKFTFLICHSFQLASIHWNLGNVCKRKSHSFGVMPIHKAADGEKEFLLNKLPELFYALDSRGYQLIEPNHETIEQMGMKIVALEKVRPHVNLERAVMAIRFSDEIFGTQFHPEADSKGMVEDLKIEKNRMAMIEEFGVEKYLETIDQLDDPDKMRLTHSQILPKFLQHAAKEIMKSPVLA, from the coding sequence ATGAAACAGTTAAAAATCGCCTTGCTCGATATGAATAACAATCATGTTAATCAAGGTATGCGCAATATTAAAGAGATTTCACAGCAGTTTAAAAAACAATCTGGTGAAGACGTTTCTATAACATTATTTGATGTAAGATCTAAAGATGAAATGCCTGATATTAAGGATTTCGATATTTTTATTTCTTCTGGCGGACCAGGAAATCCTCAAAAAGAAGGATTGGCTTGGGAACAGAAATTTGCTGATTTTTTGGATAACCTTTGGGAACACAATAAATCTTCAGAGCACAAAAAATTCACTTTTTTAATTTGCCATTCTTTTCAATTAGCGAGTATTCACTGGAATTTAGGGAATGTTTGTAAAAGAAAATCACACTCATTTGGGGTGATGCCGATTCATAAAGCGGCTGATGGTGAAAAAGAGTTCTTATTGAATAAACTTCCAGAACTATTTTATGCTTTAGATTCGAGAGGTTATCAGTTAATTGAACCAAATCATGAAACCATTGAACAAATGGGAATGAAAATTGTGGCCTTGGAAAAAGTTCGTCCGCATGTTAATTTAGAACGCGCAGTGATGGCAATAAGATTTTCAGACGAAATTTTCGGAACCCAATTCCATCCAGAAGCAGATTCAAAAGGAATGGTCGAAGATTTGAAAATTGAGAAGAATAGAATGGCGATGATTGAAGAATTCGGAGTAGAGAAATATCTTGAAACAATTGATCAACTGGATGATCCAGATAAAATGAGACTGACACATTCACAGATTTTACCAAAATTTTTGCAACATGCTGCTAAAGAAATTATGAAAAGTCCCGTGCTGGCTTAA